The genomic stretch tgctctgtagtctggtggtacggcactaCTGGTGTCATATAAAGGTTACTGATCTTACATAGCCACATTACATTACCTCATCATCAAGCATCTGGCAAACAGCTTCGttcaaaaagggaaaatacGTTCATGTAGTATGTTGCATCTTTCTTTCACTTGCTTTTAAAACCAATCCACAAATTAGCCAGATCAAGAACTATATGACAAGAGACAGAGGTGCTCAAACAGCTTTTGTCCAAACGGGCGACCGGAATCAACTAAAATTAGTTCCTTGCAGTTGGTTTAATAGCCAGAAGATGAGGTATACATCATTATGCTAGTGTCTCCTTGCTCCCCTCACTTCTTGCTTCTTAGCTCTAATGCTGCAGTCCAATGTGCTTGGACAAAACAaagatacaaaagaaaaaaaatggtgcGACAGAACGGTCATTTAAACTGAAATAGGCTTGAAATTTTATGTAGCTACAATTTGTAAAAACCCCCGACAAAGAGGTCACATTCTTTGgcatttaaaacttttttttttttttttttaattatcacaCATCCCCGAATTACACCTGAATAGCTTGTTTGTGTGATGTGTTACCTGTATGCATATCTCCAGGTGTTGTGTACCTCAGCGTTATACCACTGGCACCTTCTGTCGCTGAGCAAGAGAAGCCACCAGAGAACAGACTGAAAATCAGCGTACAGAACATTCATTCACACAAATAGCTCTAAAAGGATGGACCTTCCTGAACACATCATATCACACAGTTCAAATAACCTGTAGCTCTCGCTGATGGTTTCTGGTTCCCGGTGATGGGTTGGACTGTGGTTAAAACAGGATGATTTGAGATGACTGGTGGAGGTTTAGGAGGTGCAGGAGatgcaggaggtgcaggaggtgcaggagcTGTCAGACCAACAAGGAGTGATCAGGGATGAAGAATGAATACAAGTGCAGTAATAAGAAAATAGCTAGAGAGTGAAATAGAAAAGCCAACTTTGACATACCTTTGTAGACTGTGAGCTTAATTTCTGTTTTAGGATCAAACCCAGATGTATCTATCAGACACCAGTATGTCCCGGCATCGTTCAGGTTGACATTATGGATGGTCACACGCAGCCTTCTTTGTTTGGTATCAtcacaaatataatattttcCGTTTCGTGTGCTTCCTTTTTTTCCGGCAGcagtttcaatgacaatctgcCTGTGAGCATAAAGACCTTTATAGAAATATTTAGGATATGTTTCATATCCAGAGCCATACGGGCAGGAGATCTCAGCCAGTCCTCCCTCCCGGGCTGATACACGAATGTTCGGTTGTTGGCATCTGACTGCttccagaaaaaaataaacataggAGATcagtatcattattattattattattattattattattattattattattattattattatttgcttTAATTATCTACAAAATGGCcccaaaatcaaacatttccaaaagtaaaaaaaacaaaaaaacaaacaacagtgtCATTTTAAACTCGCCACTGGAAGGTAGTCGGTACTCACCGGAAGACAGCCAGATGACGAGGGGGAGCATTCTCCTCATCGTGATCTTTGTTAAATGATCTCTATCCTTCAGTTTCCTTAGTGTCTAATAGTTTCCACACCCGACCGTCAGACCACTTCAGGGGGTCTAAAATCAATCTAGGCTTTTCATCCTTGTCAAGAGGCACCGGCAGAGTGACTCGATGGCCCAAGAAGTCTTGAGGTCTATCACAGAGCGTGGGAGATTCAAGTTGGACTGGTGGCTGTGAAGTTTGCACGTTGCAGCTTCTTCCTCTGTTCATATCACCTTTTTCAGTTTCCATCTCATTCGTGTATGTTGCGTGTGTGTCAACCTACTTTTTGTGGGTGCTGGGTGTGACACATTCAGCTTCCTCAACATagtcaacaacaaacaaaagcacaaactaGTGATTGATTTTTCCAGTGTTATTTTATTCCATTCAAAGTTCAAATCTCCTGGACATGATGTATGAtttttagcttgataattgtaaaaaaaattaaatatatacagATTAATTAAATTAACCTGTGAATTTAGCCTCCAAACAGGAATAACAACAAAAACTTGTAGAGTAGAGGAAGTCACTGCACTTAACCATGAAGATGATCAGCACTCTGCTGAGATATTGCAATACACTGTTGACTCATCTGTTGGTATGTTATTAATGGTGGAGTAAGTAACCGTGGCCGGGCTAGGtgtgacactgctgcagtgTTTGCTGAAGCTAACAGTGGAGTAAACGAGGCCGTCTGGTTGCGTCTGAGCCTCTGATGACACGCTGACGTT from Sparus aurata chromosome 1, fSpaAur1.1, whole genome shotgun sequence encodes the following:
- the LOC115591136 gene encoding uncharacterized protein LOC115591136 isoform X2 — encoded protein: MRRMLPLVIWLSSVRCQQPNIRVSAREGGLAEISCPYGSGYETYPKYFYKGLYAHRQIVIETAAGKKGSTRNGKYYICDDTKQRRLRVTIHNVNLNDAGTYWCLIDTSGFDPKTEIKLTVYKAPAPPAPPASPAPPKPPPVISNHPVLTTVQPITGNQKPSARATATEGASGITLRYTTPGDMHTASSHVVPPPLLLSLAVASAVLLSLSVVLYLTPRKHRRDTGRAGCEGIASIGTCGTQLRQVETHSPDQLGELDPSVDATSSEITYATVVSRRGPGAHATVHHPVTIQTQVTDPGSEEVHLLYSTVSFNRDGAALQPGGQIGSAAGPSELYATIQRPRQ
- the LOC115591136 gene encoding uncharacterized protein LOC115591136 isoform X3 produces the protein MRRMLPLVIWLSSAVRCQQPNIRVSAREGGLAEISCPYGSGYETYPKYFYKGLYAHRQIVIETAAGKKGSTRNGKYYICDDTKQRRLRVTIHNVNLNDAGTYWCLIDTSGFDPKTEIKLTVYKAPAPPAPPASPAPPKPPPVISNHPVLTTVQPITGNQKPSARATATEGASGITLRYTTPGDMHTASSHVVPPPLLLSLAVASAVLLSLSVVLYLTPRKHRRDTGRAGCEGIASIGTCGTLRQVETHSPDQLGELDPSVDATSSEITYATVVSRRGPGAHATVHHPVTIQTQVTDPGSEEVHLLYSTVSFNRDGAALQPGGQIGSAAGPSELYATIQRPRQ
- the LOC115591136 gene encoding uncharacterized protein LOC115591136 isoform X1 codes for the protein MRRMLPLVIWLSSAVRCQQPNIRVSAREGGLAEISCPYGSGYETYPKYFYKGLYAHRQIVIETAAGKKGSTRNGKYYICDDTKQRRLRVTIHNVNLNDAGTYWCLIDTSGFDPKTEIKLTVYKAPAPPAPPASPAPPKPPPVISNHPVLTTVQPITGNQKPSARATATEGASGITLRYTTPGDMHTASSHVVPPPLLLSLAVASAVLLSLSVVLYLTPRKHRRDTGRAGCEGIASIGTCGTQLRQVETHSPDQLGELDPSVDATSSEITYATVVSRRGPGAHATVHHPVTIQTQVTDPGSEEVHLLYSTVSFNRDGAALQPGGQIGSAAGPSELYATIQRPRQ